CCTGCGCCCGGCGGCAACGCCACCGGGCGCCGTCATGCGGTGGCCCCGGGCCCGCGCTCGTCGTCGGCGGGCGTCTTCGGCGGGGCGCTCTCGGCCAGCTCGTCGACGCGCCGGGCGAGGAGCGCGACCTCCTCGGCGATGGTGCGCGTCTCCTCCTCCAGCTGGGAGATCTCCGTGCTGAGCTGGATGCAGACGAGGAGCAGGACGACCAGGCTCGCGGCGAACAGCAGGTTGGAGGGCGTCTCGACGCCGACCCAGCGGGCGAGCCCGAACAGCAGGCCCGGGAACGCGCCGAGCACGACGACCACGAGGGCGAGCACGATCCAGATGCCGGCGTACTTCTCGCGCAGGCGGCGCGACCGCAGCAGCCACGCGATGGACCCGAGGAGGAGGACGCTCAGGGCGAGGGCGAACGGGTAGCCGCTCACGGCTGCGGACCTCCGGGCAGGGGCGAGGCGGGGCGCGTCAGCGCGACGGTGAGGGCCAGGCCGGCCCGCAGCAGGAACACCGCCGCCTTGACCGGGCTGTGCGACGGCTCCCCGCCGGCACGCGGGCGCATCGAGACTCCGACCTGGCGGATCCGCAGCCCGGCGCGGTGCGCGATGACGAGCGACTCGACGGTGTCGCCGAGGTACTCGGCCGGGTAGTTGGTCGCGAACAGGCGCAGCGCGCGCGGGCCCGCGACCTTGAAGCCCGACGTGGTGTCCGTCAGACGCGACCCGACGAGCCGCGACAGCACGAACGACAGACCGCTCATGGCCCAGCGGCGGGGACCGCGCGCCTCGTACGTGCCGGTGCCCGCGAACCGCGCGCCGATGACCACGTCGGCGTCCTCCTCGGCGGCGACGGCGAGCAGCGCGGGCACGTCGCGCGGGTCGTGCTGGCCGTCGGCGTCGAGCTGGATCGCGGCGTCGTAGCCGTTGCGCAGCGCGTACTTGAAGCCCGCGCGCATCGCGCCGCCGACGCCGAGGTTCACGGGGAGGTCGAGGACGGCGACGCCGCACTCGCGCG
The sequence above is a segment of the Cellulomonas fimi genome. Coding sequences within it:
- a CDS encoding DUF2304 domain-containing protein; its protein translation is MSGYPFALALSVLLLGSIAWLLRSRRLREKYAGIWIVLALVVVVLGAFPGLLFGLARWVGVETPSNLLFAASLVVLLLVCIQLSTEISQLEEETRTIAEEVALLARRVDELAESAPPKTPADDERGPGATA
- a CDS encoding glycosyltransferase family 2 protein, translating into MPRPITRVLIVLPAWNEQVALPGVLAEIAEVLPGHDVLVVSDGSTDDTVRVARECGVAVLDLPVNLGVGGAMRAGFKYALRNGYDAAIQLDADGQHDPRDVPALLAVAAEEDADVVIGARFAGTGTYEARGPRRWAMSGLSFVLSRLVGSRLTDTTSGFKVAGPRALRLFATNYPAEYLGDTVESLVIAHRAGLRIRQVGVSMRPRAGGEPSHSPVKAAVFLLRAGLALTVALTRPASPLPGGPQP